The DNA sequence tgggaatgattgagcgttggataaactctaaccatcctctagccacgggtttgaggtcatgccttctcaattgaaccggcttccctcttgaatctctcttccattgggcgccctcttcacaaatgtctataaggacttggtccaacctttgatcaaagttgacccttctagtgtaaggatgttcatccccttgcatcatgggcaagttgaatgccaaccttacattttccggactaaaattcaagtatttcccccgaaccatagtaagccaattttttggatccgggttcacactttgatcatggttcttggtgatccatgcattggcatagaactcttgaaccattaagattccgacttgttgaatggggttggtaagaacttcccaacctcttcttcggatctcatgtcggatctccggatattcactctttttgagtgaaaaagggacctcggggatcaccttcttcaaggccacaacttcatagaagtggtcttgatgcacccttgagatgaatctctccatctcccatgactcggaggtagaggcttttgccttccctttcctctttctagaggtttctccggccttggatgccataaatggttatggaaaaacaaacagcaatgcttttaccacaccaaacttaaaaggtttgctcgtcctcgagcaaaagaagaaagaagagagtagaagaagaagaagaaatgagaaagaagggaatggctttgtgttcggccaaaaagggagagaagtggtgtttaggttgtgtgaaaatgaaggagtgaagaagggtttatataggagtgggggggctcatgtttcggtcatgtatgggtgggtttgggaaggaaagtggtttgaatttgaagggtgaggtaggtggggttttatgaaggatagatgtgagtggtgaagagaaagataggatttgataggtgaagggtttttggggaagaggtgttgaggtgattggtgaatgggtgaagaagagagagagtggtagggtaggtggggatcctatggggtccacagatcctgaggtgttgacaaaccccaatttgacggtttatcttgtattgattttaggggattttatcaccttttacccacatttatccattgaaatagcatggttttataacttctcctttaattgtgcttaagagtgaaaacatgctttttaggacttaaaatagctaaatctaattctccttgattccattaggtgccttgatatgtttgttaagtgatttaagatttaggaggcaaagattggatcaagggaatgaagaaagaagcatgaaaagttggagaactcatgaagaaatgaaagaaccggaaagctgtcaagccgacctcttcgcacttaaacgaccataacttgagctacagaggtccaaatgatgcggttccggttgggttagaaagctaacatccggggcttcgaaacgatataatatttgccatagttgctacacgtatggtggcgcgcacgcgcaaagtacgcgcacgcgccgttggtgcacgtgatcacttcatgcaaactcgtggctagcgaatttacaagccttgtgggcccaatccaactcatttctaatgatatttaagccaaggattgaagggggaatgaacatactttaccatatgttagttaccattagtttagtttagcataGTTTAGTTtgagaagtagtttctagagagagaagctctcacttctctctaggattaggattaggattaggtttagttcttagatctagactttaattcatcttcttctacttctatcttctcaattccttatAGTTACATTcactcttcttctattcttttggtgtaatctcttttatgttgttcttatgttttgttgtagatctactattgtttcttccattttctttcaattcaataagaggtaattcatgtagatcttgtttcctttaattgttgttgctaattctttacatttgattgttgttagaattaattcttgttgtcaatttactatgcttttcttttgtgccttccaagtgtttgatgaaatgcttggttggattttagcgtagaattttatactcttggcttggaaaggtaacttaggacctcttgagtcactaatgtccaagtgattgatgattgggagccatttacTCTAGTTCTAACTAATTGGATTAGTGGAGGGTTAGGAcctatggactaggattgatatagctcatttgactttcctttactactagttagaggatgatttaataagattaatccttgccaattctcatattgtggttagtgattaggatagagattcttgaccaccaacccttgccaagacctttttaggccttagtttactttcttgccatttatctttcatgcttcatatcaaaacccccaaaataactcacaaccaataacaagacactttattgtaattcctagggagaacgacccgaggtttgaatacttcggtttgtaaaattaggggtttgttacttgtgacaaacaatcttttgtatgaaaggattattgttggtttagaaactatactttcaacgagaattcatttgtgaaattctataccatcaaaaatctaatcgtCAGGTGTCAAGGAAGAGTCATCCCTgtaccaaatggcatgcaaaaatgcgttttgagccaattctggcgttaaacgccgggctggtgcccatttctggcgtttaacgccaagagcttgcccttttctggcgtttaacgccagtctggtgcccatttctggcgttaaacgcccagaatggtgccagactgggcgttaaacgcccatctgctagcctcactggcgtttaaacgccagcaggttcttcctccagggtgtgctgtttttctttctgtttttcattctgtttttgcttttttcattgattttgtgacttctcatgatcatcaacctacagaaaacataaaataacaaaagagaatagataaaatataacattgggttgcctcccaacaagcgcttctttaatgtcagtagcttgacagaggactctcatggagcctcacaggtgctcagagcaatgttggaacctcccaacaccaaacttagagtttgaatgtgggggttcaacaccaacttagagtttggttgtggcctcccaacaccaaacttaaagtttgactatgggggctctgtttggctctgttttgagagaagctcttcatgcttcctctccatggtgacagagggatatccttgagccttaaacaccaaggattcttcattcacttgaatgatcaactctcctctatcaacatcaatcacagcttttgctgtggctaggaagggtctgccaaggatgatggattcatccatgcacttcccagtctctaggactatgaaatcagcagggatgtaatggtcttcaaccttttccagaacatcctctacaagtccatgagcttgttttcgtgaattgtctgccatctctagtgagatttttgcagcttgcacctcaaagatccctagcttcttcattacagagagaggcatgaggtttacacttgaccctaggtcacacaaggccttcttgaaggtcatggtgcctatggtacaaggtattgaaaacttcccaggatcctgtctcttttgaggcagtttttgcctagacaagtcatccagttctttggtgagcaaatggggttcatcctcccaagtctcattcccaaataacttgtcatttagcttcatgattgctccaaggtatttagcaacttgctcttcagtgacatactcatcctcttcagaggaagaatactcatcagagctcatgaatggcagaagtaagtccaatggaacctctatggtctcattttgagcctcagattcccatggttcctcattggggaacttattggaggccagtggacgtccattgaggtcttcctcagtggcgttcactgcctcttcctcctctccaaatttggccatgttgatggctttgcactctccttttggattttcttctgtattgcttggaagagtactaggagggagttcagcaattttcttgctcaactgacccacttgtgcctccaaatttctaatggaggaccttgtttcagtcatgaaactttgagtggttttgattagatcagagaccatggttgctaagtcagaggtattctgcttagaactctctgtctgttgctgagaagatgatggaaaaggcttgctattgctaaacctatttcttccaccattattgttgttgaaaccttgttgaggtctctgttgatccttccatgagagatttggatgatttctccatgaaggattataggtgtttccatagggttctcccatgtaattcacctcttctattgaagggttctcaggatcataagcttcttcttcagatgaagcttccttagtactgcttggtgcattttgcattccagacagactttgagaaattatattgacttgttgagtcaatattttattctgagccagtatggcattcagagtgtcaatctcaagaactcctttcttctgattggtcccattattcacagaattcctttcagaagtgtacatgaattggttatttgcaaccatttcaatcagctcttgagcttctgtaggcatcttcttcagatgaagagatcctccagcagagctatccaaagacatcttggatagttcagagagaccatcatagaaaatacctatgatgctccattcagaaagcatatcagagggacactttctgattaattgtttgtatccttcccaagcttcatagagggattctccttccttctatctgaaggtctggactttcactctaagcttactcaatttttgaggtggaaagaactttgccaagaaggcattgactagcttttcccaagagttcaggctttctttaggttgtgaatctaaccatgttctagctctgtctcttacagcaaaagggaatagcataagtctgtagacctcagggtcaaccccattagtcttgacagtgtcacagatttgcaagaaatcagctaaaaactgatgaggatcttccaatggaagtccatggaacttgcaattctgttgcattagagaaactaattgaggcttaagctcaaagttgtttgctccaatggcagggatagagatgcttctcccatagaagtcgggagtatgtgcagtaaagtcacccagcaccttccttgcattgttggcattgttgttgttttcggctgccatgggttcttcttctttgaagatttctgttaggtcctctacaaagagttgtgccttggcttctcttagctttcgcttcaaggtcctttcaggttcaggatcagcctcaacaagaatgcttttgtccttgctcctgctcataagaaagagaagagaacaagaaaatgtggaatcctctatgtcacggtatagagattccttgaggtgtcagaggaaaagaaaaatagaaggcagaagtagaaaattcaaacttatcaaagaagatggagttcgaattttgcattaaggaatagtgttagtccataaatagaaggatgtgagaagaggggaagtaattttcgaaaatcaagtaaaagattttgaaaacattttgaaaaacactaattgattttcgaaaataaaagtgggaaagaaatcaagtgattttttaaaaagaatttgaaattagaaatcaaaaagatttgattgaaagttattttgaaaaagatgtggttaagaagatatgattggttttaaaaagatgtgattgagaagatatgatttgaaaaacatttaaaagatttgattttgaaaattaatgacttggctatcaagaaaagatatgattcaaacattaaacctttctcaacagaaaaggtaacatacttgataTGTTGAATCAAGTCatcaattgatagcaagtatccttgaaaatagaaagaaattgaatttgaaaaagatttgattgaaaagatttgatttgaaaaagatttggttttgaaaaattttgaaaaattgaaaaaaaatttgcattgaaaacaaaatcttccctcttgtgccatcctggcgttaaacgcccagaatggtgcacattctggcgtttaacacccaaaactctacccttttgggcgttaaacgcccagccaggcaccctggctggcgtttaaacgccagtctgtccttcttcactgggcgttttgaacgcccagctttttctgtgcaattcctctgctgaatgttctgaatcttcaattctctgtattattgacttgaaaagacacaaattaaaaatatttttggatttttaatcatgaggaataatcaaaatgcaactaaaatcaaataacaatgcatgcaagataccaaacttagcagtttgtatactactgacactaatgagaatgcatatgagacacataaacactcaagtcaagagaatttaaaaatcagagcaatgaaatcatcaagaacaacttgaagattaaatgAAGAcaaatgcatgaatgcaaaaagaacagaaacatgcaattgacaccaaacttaaaatgagacactagactcaaacaagaaatatttttggattttatgattttgtaatttttttgtgctttttttcgaaaattaagtggaaaaagaaaataaaggtatcaaaattcttaatgagaattccaggaatcatgcaatgtttagtctaagactccggtccaggaattagacatggcttcacagccagccaagctttcaaagaaagcttcggtccaaaacactagacatggccaaaggccagccaagccttagcagatcactgctccaatagcaagattgatagaaatcaacaagctcttgtgatgataagttgaaacctcggtccaatgaaattagacatggcttcacagccagccagatttcaacagatcatcatgaaactctagaattcattcttgagaactctgaagaaaaaatacctaatctaagcaacaagatgagccgtcagttgtccaaactcgaacaatccccggcaacggcgccaaaaacttggtggacgaaattgtgatcactacaacttcgcacaactaaccagcaagtgtactgggtcgtccaagtaataaaccttacgcgagtaagggtcgatcccacagagattgttggtatgaagcaagctatggtcaccttgtaaatcttagtcaggcaaactcaaatggataatggtgatatacgaataaaacataaagataaagatagagatacttatgtaattcattggtaggaatttcagataagcgtatgaagatgcttgtcccttccgtctctctgctttcctactgtcttcatccaatccttcttactcctttccatggcaagcttatgcaagggtttcaccattgtcagtggctacctcccatcctctcagtggaaatgttcaacgcaccctgtcacggcacggctatccatctgtcggttctcaatcaggccggaatagaatccagtgattcttttgcgtctgtcactaacgccccgccttcaggaatttgaagctcgtcacagtcattcaatcattgaatcctactcagaataccacagacaaggttagaccttccggattctcttgaatgcctccatcagttctagcctataccacgaagactctgatctcacggaatggctggctcggttgtcaggcgagcactcggttgtcaggcgatcaaccatgcatcgtgtatcaggaatccaagagatattcacccaatctaaagtcgaacggaggtggttgtcaggcacacgttcataggtgagaatgatgatgagtgtcacggatcatcacattcatcaagttgaagaacaagtgatatcttggaacaagaacaagcggaattgaatagaagaacaatagtaattgcattaacacccgaggtacagcagagctccacaccttaatctatggtgtgtagaaactccaccgttgaaaatacataagaacaaggtctaggcatggccgaatggccagcctcccaaagagggttcaatcataaaaacatgatcaaaaagcTCTCAAAGATccaaaaatacaatagtaaaaggtcctacttatagagaactagtagcctagggtttacagagatgagtaaatgacataaaaatccacttccgggcctacttggtgtgtgcttgggctgagcattgaagcattttcgtgtagagactcttcttggagttaaacgccagcttttatgccagtttgggcgtttaactcccattcttgtgccagttccggcgtttaacgctgggaattctgagggtgactttgaacgccagtttgggccatcaaatcttggaaaaagtatggactatcagatattgctggaaagcccaggatgtctactttccaaagccgttgagagcacgccaattgggcttctgtagctccagaaaatccgcttcgaaggcagggaggtcagaatccaacagcatctgcagtcctttttagtctctgaatcagatttttgctcaggtccctcaatttcagccagaaaatacctaaaatcacagaaaaacacacaaactcatagtaaagtccagaaaagtgaattttaactaaaaactaataaaaatatactaaaaactaactagatcatactaaaaacatactaaaaacaatgccaaaaagcgtacaaattatccgctcatcattcgcCTATTGTAGTACTAACTAATttgatgtttatttttctattagttattttattagttatttttagaaattgagaCTTGATTGTTGTTAAAGTGTTAATGAAGacgtgtattttaaattttaattttgatgattttatatttttatttgagacCGGTTCAACTTGTGATCCACTAGTTGAACTAATAACCTAGTGATCTAGTAGTCTAACCGGTTTGATTATTGGTTCGGTTCTAACAACTAGGTTTGATATCACTCATACTTTCTTGGAATTCTGTTACTGAATTGACTTATACATCCCTAGGATTGTATTGGGATTGATTACCGGTAGGCATAGAATGGAGAAGGGCTTAAGTAGCATCACCACCAGCAGCAGCAAGGAAGGGTTACCTCTCACCCCTCATTCCAACTTCAAAACTGCTTCCACCGACGATGACCTCGCTCACATTCTCTTCAACATCAAATCCTCCAAAACTTCCGTAACCACCCCTTTCCATTTCCCAACAATATCTTCCCTTCATCTTTCTGCAATTTCTAATATGAcatatgtttgattttttttttttgcaggctGTTATCAATTATGGCGCCTCTTGGTATGTTTATCTCTTCTCTGAATATGTTTGATTTATATTACTATACAAGTTATTAAGAATCGATATAATAATGGAAACTGTTGTTAAGTGAACACAAAAGCAGGTAGCATCTTTTACCATTTAGGCTTACTTGATTGTTGTAACTTGTAAGGTGATTGTGTGAAATTGAAATATAGAACAGGAGATTATGAATGATCTAGTTTCCTGGTTTTTCAGGTGCCGCGTGTGCAGTGAAATCCTCCCTGCATTCCATAGATTGAGCAATAATTTTCCAAAGCTCTCCTTCGTCTATGCAGATATTGATGAATGCCCAGAAACAACTCAACACATTCGATACACCCCTACTTTTCAATTTTTTCGAGATGGTGAAAAGGTAGATGAAATGTATGGTGCTGGAGAAGAGAGGTTGCGTGATCGCGTCTGGTTGCACTCTTGAGTACACTATACAATGTCATTTTTATTGTCAGAGTTAGGTGACATGCTTGCAATTTTCCAGTAGATGTAACATTGTGAATCATGAACAATTCAGTGAATATTCAGGCAAACCCAGTATCCAATGTTTCCATTTGAAACTACAACCATATAAACCGTCCTTTTATGAGGTAAACAGCttcataaattgataaaaaaaatatcacgTAGATAGCATTTTAAGTTTACACCAACTACACGAGATTGGCTGCAAAAGAATCAACAGCAGAAATGGGAAAAGAATCGGTAACGGTTTAAGAAATTTGAAGTggtaaaaccgaaaaaaaaaagaggcagcTAATGCTGCAAACTCCTATTTTACTAACGTATCCGCCTAAGAAGCATATCTAACCCTCGTTCCTCATCAAACTGTGAAACGTAATCTTCAATAAGAGGTACGCATTGAAgctccttttattttcttgtttaccCAAAGTTTGAAAGATGGCTGCGATGATAACCACCTGTAATCTGGCTATCTCATCAAGCCTTGGGCTTGAGCATCTTCACCGTCTCCCAAGTGAAATCAGGATCTTCACGTCCAAAATGTCTGTAAGCAGCAGTCTTCTGGTACCTGAAGTTGCCTCCTCTCATGAGGTCAAGATTGATGGCAATCATTCCTGGCCTGAAGTTAAAATTTTCCTTAATCAGAGCCAATATGTCCTTGTCTGGAATCTTTCCTGTTTTGTAGGTGTCTACAAAAACAGAGAGTGGCTCTGGGACTCCAACTGCATAAGAAACCTGCACAAGACAGCGTCGAGCAAGCCCTGAAGCTACCACACTTTTCGCTGCTTGCCTAACAATGTATGCACCACTCCTATCGACCTTGGTTGGGTCCTTGCCGGAGAAGGCACCTCCACCATGAGCACCCCAACCACCATAGGTGTCAATGATGATCTTACGGCCAGTTAGCCCTGCATCTCCATGGGGTCCACCAATCACAAAACGACCAGAAGGGTTGAGGTGGAAGATAGTCTTGTCATCAAGGTATTTAGCTGGGATGACAGGTTTTATTACATGCTACTTCAAATCGCTGGCTATCTTGTCATTGGTGACAGTTTCATCATGTTGTGTTGAGATGAGGACAGTGTGCACACGAATCAGGATCATGGCTCCATCATCATTCTTGTACTCAACAGTAACCTGAGTTTTTCCATCAGGTCTCACCCATGGGAATGTTTTGTTCTTTCTAACATCAGTGAGCTTGGCACCAAGTTTAGTAGCAAGGACATGAGTAAGTGGCATTAGCTCAGGTGTTTCATCTGTGGCATAGCCAAACATGTGTCCCTGGTCACCAGCACCAATTTCCTCAGGCTTTTTAGTCATGTGACCATGAACTCCTTGGGCAATATCAGGGCTCTGTTGCTCAATGTTGACCAGAACTTTGCAGTTGTCAGCATCAAGACCGACATCAGCTGAAACGAACCCAATGCCTCTGCAAGTGTCTCGAACTATTTTCTCATAGTTCACATTTGCCTTGGTTGTGATCTCACCAAAGACCATAACCATGTTGGTTTTTGTACAGGTCTCACAGGCAACCTTGCTCTCCGGGTCTTACTCCAAACAAGCATCAAGGATGGCATCCGAAACCTGGTCACAGATCTTGTCAGGGTGACCTTCATTTACAGATTCGGAGGTGAAGAGAAAGGTCTCCATATCTGACATTAAATAAGGAAAAAGGGTGTCAGGTGAGAAAAGATATGTTGAAATgtgtttaatgaataatatataaaacaataatCAAAGAGTAAACAATGTACATTCTAATCCATGAAATTAACAAATATCAAATTTCTGTAGCACCTTCAAATATGTTTTAATCGATTGATTAGTGCATAAGTTGTTAGCCATTATAGCTCCATGTAAAGCCATAATGATCGTAGATAACCTTTTGGCCAAATGTCTTTGCATATAATGAAGTTATGCAGTATAACAGTTCGTGAGTTAGTTAGGAGTTGCACTTGTACAGTTGATTTGTTGTTATATCTATCATACTTTATATACATCTCAGGTCAATGAAGATGAAATTAGATTTCATTATCACATTAAATCTGTGATGAAATCATTGAATCGTATGTAGATCTACGATGTGAAATGTTTACAACAGGAATCAAGCACTGCGTAATTTTAAGTAAAGTCGACACGTTGATTTATCGTTACTCTAATGATTCTAGGAAAGGTAGCGATAGTTTTGGCTTCTACTAGCTTgcaaatatttattttcaaaagctACTTCGTTTCATGCCTGATAAAATAGATCAAAAACCGCACAaccgatctctcaattctctgaGCTTTCACTAGAGAATTACAATTTCACTTTATTATTACTTCATGCAAGCATAATCAccaagcaaataaaaaaaatcacaaacacaaaaaaaaagaaaggacatATAGATCGAATGAGCTGCAGAAATCGAGAGCCACAAATATTTTATACCAGATCTTTATAACGATAATGCGGAGCAGATCCAAATGGATTTGGATAAAGGCAATAATAACAAACGAATAATTCCGCACAAGTCCAAACAAGAAGAACCAGAAGAACAACACATTcaataattttattgggttttttaAGCAAGATTAGAAAAATTCTCTTATTCCGACGCCATtttggtttatgaatttgaaaaaaaaaacctaatttcCCAACGGCACCCCAAACCATCCGGTCATCCCCAACCTCAACTCACTATCTCCCAAGAATCACAACTTCACTCACACACTCTCCTCGCCGGCTCCTCTGCCTCGTCCCCACGCCGCCAGTGTTTGTTCGCCTCTGCCACCTCCGTCTCTGTCTTTCCGGCCGCTTGTTTGTGCAGTGCCTCACCTGTTCtgcccaaggttctgaaaaccggaccggaccggcctgTCCGACCGATTTAACCGTGAACCAGTAGTCTTTACGGTTTGGTTCAACACAAAAAACCAGCAGAATCAAAACCGTTTTCAAACCGCTGAACCGGTCGAAAACCGGTCGGTCGAACCAAACCGGAACCCGGCCGATTTTCTTATTTTGCCCAAAAACGCCAAAACACAAGCGTTTAGCATTCAATCGAACACCCCAGTCCCCAGCCCTACCAACCCTAACTCCCTCTAATTCTCCAATGGCGCAGCACACTCCCTCTCTCGTCCCTCCCATTACCCTCGAGCTGGCGGTT is a window from the Arachis hypogaea cultivar Tifrunner chromosome 1, arahy.Tifrunner.gnm2.J5K5, whole genome shotgun sequence genome containing:
- the LOC112696100 gene encoding thioredoxin-like 3-3, translating into MEKGLSSITTSSSKEGLPLTPHSNFKTASTDDDLAHILFNIKSSKTSAVINYGASWCRVCSEILPAFHRLSNNFPKLSFVYADIDECPETTQHIRYTPTFQFFRDGEKVDEMYGAGEERLRDRVWLHS